In Pseudobacter ginsenosidimutans, the following are encoded in one genomic region:
- a CDS encoding glycoside hydrolase family 38 C-terminal domain-containing protein, with product MITGSSLSVQAQQSWFIDGYHGGIWGHYPKGYTNFIIGQLQQHPAWKINLEIEPVTWDAVRADDTAAYRKLRSMIAAGDRIEYVNPGFGQSYLFMGSGESMIRQFSYGIKKLREHFPGIGFTTYSTEEPCFTSALPQVLKSFGFKYASLKNPNTCWGGYTRAHGGELVNWIGPDGSSILTVPRYATEELVKGSTWQTTAWNSGRDYVQSALQYGVKHPVGMCLQDAGWKNGPWIGNKNGIQYTTWKEYFEKIADHSLATNWKVSQEDILVSLVWGSQVLQRIAQQVRSAEDKLVATEKLASMAAVRSGFAWPQSAFDQAWENLLLAQHHDCWIVPYNGDHGDTWADKVRNWTMVTENICDSISTAARKALTSAASNSIAVFNTTAIHRQELISVSAEEDSKALAVQSGKQLLPVQWATNEKNGKKELLFKASVPAAGAQTWQFSNRKPDHLKGASAEQRDGVIVLETDLYRLTIDPKAGGAISSLISKQWQQKEWIAEGSPSFNTLQGNFYDDGGQLSTASRPATVTIIENGPLRVKVKISGTIAGQAFHQTITLMQGEPRIDCALKILWQKNIAIGSNYKQQDYKAEEYRKAFYDDSQKLLLSFPVNLSSQTIHKNAPFDVTASRLDHTYFNRWDSIRNNVILHWIDIADEKEKYGIALFTDHTGAYVHGNNHPPGLVVQYSGRGLWGRDYTVNGPTSINYSLLPHKGLWEQAQLEAERVKLAEPLLASAGSAELKHFLHVSKPGWELSSMTIHGKDLLMRFYNAAASDSTATVYLSVPVKHVTLENLDGSILKTIQTKNAKNGTIFTVSAPRFGIRTIRLHNLVK from the coding sequence TTGATCACCGGGAGTAGCCTTTCGGTGCAGGCGCAGCAATCATGGTTCATCGATGGCTATCATGGTGGCATCTGGGGTCATTACCCCAAAGGGTATACGAATTTCATTATCGGCCAGCTTCAGCAGCATCCTGCCTGGAAGATCAACCTGGAAATTGAACCCGTCACCTGGGATGCAGTGAGAGCTGATGATACAGCTGCCTACCGGAAATTGAGATCGATGATCGCAGCCGGTGATCGCATTGAATACGTGAACCCGGGATTTGGGCAAAGCTATTTGTTCATGGGTTCCGGCGAAAGCATGATCAGGCAATTCAGTTATGGCATAAAAAAACTAAGGGAACATTTTCCCGGCATCGGCTTTACTACCTACTCAACTGAAGAGCCCTGTTTTACCAGCGCCCTGCCGCAGGTGCTGAAGTCGTTCGGTTTTAAATATGCTTCACTGAAGAATCCGAACACCTGTTGGGGTGGCTATACCCGTGCACATGGCGGAGAGCTCGTAAACTGGATCGGGCCGGATGGCAGCAGCATCCTTACCGTTCCGAGATATGCCACAGAGGAACTGGTGAAAGGATCAACCTGGCAAACCACTGCCTGGAACAGTGGCAGGGATTATGTTCAATCAGCCCTGCAATATGGTGTGAAGCATCCTGTAGGAATGTGTTTGCAGGATGCAGGCTGGAAGAATGGACCCTGGATCGGCAATAAAAATGGAATTCAGTACACCACCTGGAAAGAATATTTTGAAAAGATTGCCGACCATTCGCTGGCAACCAACTGGAAGGTATCGCAGGAAGATATCCTGGTGAGCCTTGTTTGGGGATCGCAGGTATTGCAACGCATCGCGCAACAGGTGCGGAGCGCGGAAGACAAGCTGGTGGCCACTGAGAAGCTGGCAAGTATGGCGGCGGTCAGGTCAGGTTTCGCATGGCCGCAGTCAGCTTTCGATCAGGCATGGGAAAATCTCTTGTTGGCGCAGCACCACGATTGCTGGATCGTTCCTTACAATGGCGATCACGGGGATACATGGGCAGACAAAGTACGTAACTGGACAATGGTAACTGAAAATATCTGCGACAGCATCAGCACAGCAGCCAGGAAAGCGCTCACCAGCGCTGCTTCCAACAGTATCGCTGTTTTCAATACAACTGCCATCCACCGGCAGGAACTGATCAGTGTTTCTGCTGAGGAAGATTCGAAGGCCCTTGCTGTTCAGTCAGGCAAACAATTACTGCCCGTGCAATGGGCCACCAACGAAAAAAATGGAAAGAAGGAATTGCTGTTCAAAGCCTCGGTGCCTGCGGCTGGTGCACAGACCTGGCAATTCTCAAACAGAAAACCTGATCATCTAAAAGGAGCATCGGCTGAACAACGTGATGGGGTAATAGTACTGGAGACTGATCTCTATCGCCTGACCATCGATCCCAAAGCCGGAGGCGCTATCAGCAGCCTGATCAGCAAACAATGGCAGCAGAAAGAATGGATCGCTGAGGGTTCACCATCTTTCAATACCCTGCAAGGGAATTTTTATGATGATGGAGGCCAGCTCAGTACTGCATCGCGGCCAGCAACAGTGACCATCATCGAGAATGGCCCGCTGCGCGTGAAGGTAAAGATCAGTGGAACTATTGCAGGACAGGCTTTTCATCAAACCATCACTCTCATGCAGGGCGAACCACGCATCGATTGCGCCTTGAAGATCCTCTGGCAAAAAAATATTGCAATAGGCAGCAATTACAAACAGCAGGATTATAAAGCAGAAGAATACCGGAAAGCATTTTATGACGATAGTCAGAAACTATTGTTGTCATTCCCTGTGAACCTTTCCTCACAAACCATTCACAAGAATGCGCCCTTTGATGTTACAGCCAGCCGGCTCGATCATACATACTTCAACAGGTGGGACAGTATCAGGAATAATGTAATACTGCACTGGATTGATATCGCAGACGAAAAAGAGAAATATGGAATAGCGCTCTTCACGGATCATACCGGCGCTTATGTACATGGCAACAATCATCCACCCGGACTTGTGGTGCAATATTCCGGCAGGGGATTATGGGGTAGGGATTATACCGTAAACGGTCCAACTAGTATCAACTATTCATTGTTGCCGCATAAAGGTTTATGGGAGCAGGCACAGCTTGAAGCGGAAAGAGTGAAGCTGGCCGAACCATTGCTGGCAAGTGCCGGCTCTGCTGAGTTGAAACATTTTCTGCATGTAAGCAAACCCGGATGGGAGCTCAGTTCCATGACCATACACGGAAAGGACCTGTTGATGCGCTTCTACAATGCTGCAGCTTCAGATTCCACGGCAACAGTATATTTATCTGTACCTGTAAAACATGTAACATTGGAAAACCTGGATGGATCGATCCTCAAAACAATTCAAACAAAAAATGCAAAAAATGGAACCATTTTTACAGTGTCCGCTCCACGTTTTGGCATTCGCACCATAAGGTTGCATAACCTGGTTAAATAG
- a CDS encoding GH92 family glycosyl hydrolase has product MKKHVFLTANILAMFMASAQQQPADYVNPFIGASTSTGKAGTYHGLGKTFPGAATPFGMVQLSPNTITGGDNGSGYSYEHTTIEGFAFTQMSGVGWYGDLGNFLVMPATGPLETAAGKEDTPHKGGYRSVYDKASEKASAGYYSVQLTKHNIKAELTAAPHSGILRFTFPAHQQSRIQIDLARRVGGTSTLQYVKVVDDHTIEGWMQCTPDGGGWGNGDGKANYTIHFYAQFSKPLKKVGIWSANIPDGLPRKRENIESDDYQQRIANADVFTGLKEKKGKHLGFYTEFATSEGEQVLMKAGISLVSIAGAKKNLQAEIKDWNFDQVRKAANELWNDALGKLIVEGGDEEKKTVFYTALYHTMIDPRAMADVDGQYPGGDHRAHTTKQFTKRTVFSGWDVFRSQMPLQTIINPVVVNDMVNSLVELADQTNNKYFERWEFFNAYSGCMLGNPAISMITDAYAKGIRNFNVPKALTYAINSSEKFGNGEKGYTPGGLSVSHTLEYAYTEWATAKLAGFLGNREAEKKYRLRSQSYRNIFDSSKQWFRPRKEDGSWEPWPEEGRLKEWYGCMEANLYQQGWFVPHDVPGMIALMGGKDKVLADLDNFFENVPENMMWNNCYNHANEPVHHVPFLYNRLGAPWLTQKWTRAICSRAYKNSVEGLVGNEDVGQMSAWYVLAASGLHPVCPGDTRYEITSPVFNTIRFKLDPRYASGKTFTIIAKNNSPENLYIQRASLNGNPYTKSYIDHKDLTAGGTLQLEMGPAPNPAWGK; this is encoded by the coding sequence ATGAAAAAGCATGTATTCCTCACTGCAAATATCCTGGCCATGTTCATGGCATCCGCTCAGCAACAACCCGCCGATTATGTGAATCCATTTATCGGCGCCAGCACCAGTACCGGTAAGGCTGGCACTTACCATGGACTGGGAAAAACATTTCCCGGCGCTGCCACACCATTCGGAATGGTGCAGCTCAGTCCGAATACCATCACCGGTGGCGATAACGGATCTGGTTACAGCTATGAACATACTACCATTGAAGGCTTCGCTTTCACACAAATGAGTGGTGTGGGTTGGTATGGCGACCTCGGTAATTTTTTGGTGATGCCGGCAACCGGACCGCTGGAAACAGCAGCAGGTAAAGAAGATACGCCTCATAAAGGCGGCTATCGGTCTGTCTACGATAAAGCAAGTGAAAAAGCATCCGCCGGTTATTACAGTGTACAACTCACAAAACACAATATCAAAGCTGAACTGACAGCCGCTCCGCACAGCGGCATCCTGCGTTTTACTTTTCCTGCCCACCAGCAATCCCGCATCCAGATCGATCTGGCCCGCAGAGTAGGAGGCACGTCCACTCTGCAATATGTAAAAGTAGTGGATGATCATACCATTGAAGGCTGGATGCAATGTACGCCCGATGGTGGAGGCTGGGGTAACGGTGACGGCAAAGCGAATTACACAATTCATTTCTATGCGCAGTTCAGTAAGCCATTGAAGAAAGTGGGTATATGGAGCGCCAATATTCCTGACGGGTTGCCTCGCAAACGCGAGAACATTGAAAGTGATGATTACCAGCAAAGGATTGCGAACGCTGATGTCTTCACCGGATTGAAAGAAAAAAAAGGAAAACATCTCGGCTTCTACACCGAGTTTGCCACCAGTGAAGGAGAGCAGGTGCTGATGAAGGCCGGCATTTCGCTGGTGAGTATTGCAGGTGCAAAAAAGAACCTGCAGGCAGAGATAAAAGACTGGAACTTCGATCAGGTACGAAAAGCAGCCAATGAATTATGGAATGATGCGCTTGGTAAACTAATTGTGGAAGGAGGGGATGAAGAAAAAAAGACAGTCTTCTATACTGCTCTTTATCATACCATGATCGATCCCCGCGCCATGGCCGATGTAGATGGGCAATATCCGGGCGGCGATCACCGGGCACATACTACCAAACAATTCACCAAGCGCACCGTGTTCAGCGGCTGGGATGTATTCAGGAGCCAGATGCCGTTGCAAACCATCATCAATCCCGTTGTGGTGAATGATATGGTGAACTCTTTGGTGGAGCTGGCGGATCAGACCAATAACAAATATTTCGAGCGTTGGGAATTCTTCAACGCTTACAGTGGTTGCATGCTGGGTAATCCTGCCATATCAATGATCACAGATGCTTATGCAAAGGGCATCCGGAATTTCAATGTGCCCAAAGCACTCACCTACGCCATCAACTCCTCCGAGAAATTCGGTAATGGAGAAAAAGGATATACGCCCGGCGGTTTGTCTGTTTCCCACACTTTGGAATACGCCTATACTGAATGGGCAACCGCAAAACTGGCCGGATTCCTGGGTAACAGGGAAGCTGAAAAAAAATACAGGCTGCGTAGTCAGTCTTACCGGAATATTTTCGACAGCAGCAAACAATGGTTCCGTCCAAGGAAGGAAGATGGCAGCTGGGAGCCCTGGCCGGAAGAAGGCAGGCTGAAAGAATGGTATGGCTGTATGGAAGCCAATCTTTATCAACAGGGATGGTTCGTTCCTCATGATGTCCCCGGCATGATTGCCTTGATGGGAGGGAAAGACAAAGTGCTGGCAGACCTTGATAATTTCTTTGAGAATGTGCCGGAGAATATGATGTGGAACAACTGTTACAATCATGCAAATGAACCAGTGCATCATGTACCCTTTCTCTACAACAGGCTCGGTGCGCCATGGCTCACACAAAAATGGACACGTGCGATCTGTAGCAGGGCCTATAAGAATTCTGTGGAAGGATTGGTGGGTAATGAAGATGTGGGACAGATGTCTGCCTGGTACGTGCTGGCCGCCAGTGGCCTGCATCCCGTTTGTCCGGGCGATACCAGGTATGAGATCACCAGTCCTGTTTTCAATACCATTCGTTTCAAACTCGATCCCCGATATGCCAGTGGTAAAACCTTTACCATCATCGCTAAAAACAATTCACCGGAGAACCTGTACATCCAGCGTGCCAGCCTTAACGGAAATCCCTATACGAAATCTTATATCGATCATAAGGATCTTACCGCCGGAGGCACGCTTCAGTTGGAAATGGGGCCTGCTCCCAATCCCGCATGGGGCAAATAG
- a CDS encoding SusC/RagA family TonB-linked outer membrane protein, with protein MNKISIGLILGILLIPMLTLAQRTVTGVVKDDNGPVTSASITEKGVAANGVSANSNGRFSITLRGKSNTIIVSNVGYVQQEVNVRGLSDVEVVLQASRNAMEDVIVVGFGKKQRITNTGSVSTIKAEEIRLVPTANVQNALSGRLPGFFSQQRSGQPGRDAADYFIRGVSSLNAEGNKPLIIVDDIEYTYVQLAQINVNEIESISILKDASTTAIYGIKGANGVLVVTTRRGQSGKPRINVRTEAGGQVPTVKPEFLNAYQTTLLVNEARNNDGLQPLFTKNDIELFKSGEDPYGHPDVNWYDAIFRDFSLQANTNVDISGGNNTVKYFTSFGALTQNGSIRDFSKAGGEHLNTNYFFRRFNFRTNLDIQATKTLSLRLDVTGRFGMINTPNTSNIMEEIYNFDKITPYAAPFINPNGSYAYAYNTKESLPTLNARLALSGYTRTKQNDLNILLGGTQKLDAVLRGLSLTGRVAYASTWDVWRKLLRDLPPSYHYDAATGQYNIDPRGRYSMPTYAVSAGSDISDKRVNLQAILNYDRIFGDHQVRGMVLFNQNSYTFKERVAENFRGYSLSAGYNFQRKYLLDVNLGYNGSDRFAGSKRYGLFPAVSAGWNIAAEPFFEKLFPGIKLFKVRAGYGMVGSDAVDGNRYIYEQVYIPGGNYSFGETPGISNGIREGMLGNSNVTWEKKKSQNYALDVNMWNDKLSFTLEYFRDLRIDQLVYRGSVPNVLGIGTAPVNIGRVQNKGWELIATYQDKIGEVQFNITPTFSFAKNKVLYRDEAAQRYPWLAATGHPINQPFGYKFIGFYQNDADIEKSAKPITGAVKPGDLKYADLNGDMLIDQNDMTAIGKPNLHTTNVGLTLGARYKGFSMNILFQGAYDYSFSIIGSGIEPFKSQFQPIHLQRWTPDNPNDPLFPRLTTDAGSVNSGSNYMSDFWLIDAHYIRLKTVELSYQLPDKWLPLRLNNARFYLSGYNLFTWTNYKKYQQDPEVASGSMGDSYLNQRVVNLGIQIGL; from the coding sequence ATGAACAAGATCTCCATAGGGCTTATATTGGGCATCCTGCTGATACCAATGCTCACGCTGGCGCAACGCACTGTTACAGGTGTTGTGAAAGACGACAATGGCCCGGTGACCAGTGCGAGCATCACTGAAAAAGGCGTTGCAGCCAATGGCGTATCCGCCAACTCCAATGGCCGGTTCAGCATCACGCTGCGCGGGAAGTCAAATACTATCATCGTCTCCAATGTTGGCTATGTGCAGCAGGAAGTGAATGTACGCGGCCTCAGCGATGTGGAAGTGGTATTGCAGGCAAGCCGGAACGCCATGGAAGATGTAATTGTGGTAGGCTTCGGAAAAAAACAACGTATCACCAACACCGGTTCAGTAAGCACCATCAAAGCAGAAGAGATCAGACTGGTACCTACAGCCAATGTACAGAATGCCCTCTCCGGAAGACTGCCCGGTTTCTTTTCACAACAAAGATCAGGACAGCCAGGCCGTGATGCCGCCGATTATTTTATCCGTGGAGTGAGCTCGCTCAATGCAGAAGGGAACAAACCACTCATCATTGTGGATGATATCGAATACACATATGTGCAGCTGGCTCAGATCAACGTGAATGAGATCGAAAGTATTTCCATCCTCAAAGATGCCAGCACAACAGCCATCTATGGTATCAAAGGCGCCAATGGTGTACTGGTGGTGACCACGCGCCGCGGACAATCAGGCAAGCCCCGTATCAACGTGCGTACAGAGGCAGGTGGGCAGGTGCCAACCGTGAAACCGGAGTTCCTCAATGCTTATCAGACAACACTGCTCGTGAATGAAGCGCGCAATAATGACGGACTGCAGCCACTCTTCACAAAGAATGATATCGAATTGTTCAAGAGCGGGGAAGATCCCTATGGTCATCCCGATGTGAACTGGTACGATGCCATCTTCAGGGATTTTTCGCTCCAGGCCAATACCAACGTGGATATTTCAGGTGGTAACAATACCGTGAAATATTTCACTTCTTTCGGCGCGCTCACACAAAACGGATCCATCAGGGATTTTTCAAAAGCAGGAGGAGAGCATTTGAATACCAACTATTTTTTCCGTCGCTTCAATTTCCGCACCAACCTCGATATCCAGGCCACAAAAACACTGAGTCTTCGACTGGATGTGACCGGTAGATTCGGCATGATCAATACGCCCAACACCAGCAATATCATGGAAGAGATCTACAATTTCGATAAGATCACTCCCTATGCCGCTCCCTTCATAAATCCCAATGGCAGTTACGCCTACGCCTACAATACCAAAGAGAGCCTGCCCACACTCAATGCAAGGCTGGCCCTTTCAGGATATACACGCACCAAACAGAACGACCTGAACATCCTGCTGGGAGGTACGCAAAAACTGGATGCAGTATTGCGTGGACTGTCTTTGACCGGCCGGGTGGCTTATGCAAGCACCTGGGATGTATGGCGCAAACTCCTGCGCGACCTGCCGCCCAGCTATCATTACGATGCTGCTACCGGGCAGTATAATATCGATCCCCGTGGCCGTTACAGCATGCCCACTTACGCAGTGAGCGCCGGCAGCGATATATCAGATAAACGCGTCAACCTCCAGGCCATCCTGAATTACGATCGCATTTTTGGTGATCACCAGGTGCGCGGTATGGTATTGTTCAATCAAAACAGTTACACATTCAAGGAAAGAGTGGCGGAAAACTTCAGGGGGTATAGTCTTTCTGCAGGCTACAACTTCCAGCGGAAATATTTGCTGGATGTGAACCTGGGATATAATGGCTCCGACCGGTTTGCAGGCAGCAAGCGTTATGGATTGTTCCCCGCAGTGTCCGCAGGCTGGAACATAGCAGCAGAGCCGTTCTTCGAGAAACTGTTCCCCGGCATTAAATTGTTCAAGGTCCGTGCCGGCTACGGTATGGTAGGATCTGATGCGGTTGATGGTAATCGTTATATCTATGAGCAGGTATATATTCCCGGAGGCAATTATTCTTTCGGTGAAACACCCGGCATCAGCAATGGCATCCGCGAAGGCATGCTCGGTAACAGCAATGTGACATGGGAGAAGAAGAAATCGCAGAACTATGCACTGGATGTGAATATGTGGAATGATAAGCTGTCGTTCACCCTGGAGTATTTCCGCGATCTCCGCATCGATCAGCTGGTTTACCGCGGCTCTGTGCCCAATGTACTTGGCATCGGTACAGCGCCAGTGAATATCGGCCGCGTCCAGAACAAGGGATGGGAGCTGATTGCCACTTACCAGGACAAGATCGGAGAAGTGCAATTCAATATCACACCCACTTTCTCATTTGCAAAGAACAAAGTATTGTACCGCGATGAAGCCGCGCAGCGTTATCCCTGGCTGGCCGCAACCGGTCATCCCATCAACCAGCCCTTTGGTTATAAATTCATCGGCTTTTATCAGAATGATGCAGATATCGAGAAAAGTGCAAAGCCCATCACCGGGGCTGTCAAACCCGGCGACCTCAAATATGCCGACCTCAATGGCGATATGCTCATCGATCAAAATGATATGACGGCCATCGGTAAGCCCAACCTGCATACCACCAACGTAGGGCTCACGCTGGGCGCCCGTTACAAGGGATTCAGCATGAATATCCTTTTCCAGGGCGCATACGATTACAGTTTCAGCATCATCGGCAGTGGCATCGAACCATTCAAAAGCCAGTTCCAGCCCATTCACTTACAGCGATGGACACCCGATAATCCAAACGATCCCCTGTTTCCGCGCCTCACTACCGATGCAGGCAGCGTGAATAGCGGCAGCAATTACATGTCAGATTTCTGGCTCATCGATGCACATTATATCCGTTTGAAAACAGTTGAGCTCAGTTACCAGTTACCTGATAAATGGTTGCCACTGCGCCTGAACAATGCGAGGTTCTACCTGAGCGGTTATAATCTTTTTACCTGGACCAACTACAAGAAATACCAACAGGATCCTGAAGTGGCCAGTGGTTCCATGGGAGATTCCTATCTTAACCAGCGTGTAGTGAACCTTGGTATCCAGATCGGATTGTAG
- a CDS encoding SGNH/GDSL hydrolase family protein encodes MNNILKKAFVLLASLGGIAAQAQVAPFRKGDRVVFAGNSITDGGHYHSYIWLYYMTRFPDQRIDIFNAGIGGDVAAQILGRFDGDILPKKPTAIALTFGMNDTRYMEYLQPGADEMAAKAVQTSFESYQQIEKKLKALPSVRKILMSSSPYDETTKGKGNYYPGKSKAMLKVAEFQEAAAKKNNWAFVDFNRPMTAINQQFQQNDSTFTICGGDRVHPGQDGHMVMAYIFLKAQGFANKEVADVVVDANQKKIQRATNSAVTNLAVTNGRIQFDYLAKALPYPLDTVPRGWGATTRQSEVVNLVDFTKEFNHEMFTVKGLQADKKYLLLIDKDTVGSFTGAQWAEGINLAGISRTPQYQQATAVMLLNEERWELERKFRQHAWVEFNILKEHGRLNKDDVNSMALLQELGKENGWIRGNLDNYSKSRMPAIREAWQKQIEVLVSTIYTINQPKNRHCEIRMLN; translated from the coding sequence ATGAACAACATCCTTAAAAAAGCATTCGTACTTCTGGCATCGCTTGGCGGCATTGCCGCACAGGCCCAGGTGGCGCCTTTCAGGAAAGGCGACCGCGTGGTATTTGCAGGGAACAGTATTACAGATGGTGGCCATTATCATTCCTATATCTGGCTCTATTACATGACGAGATTCCCCGATCAGCGCATCGATATTTTCAATGCCGGGATCGGTGGAGATGTAGCGGCGCAGATCCTGGGCCGCTTCGATGGCGATATACTGCCTAAGAAGCCCACTGCTATTGCACTCACTTTCGGGATGAACGATACCAGGTACATGGAATACCTGCAACCAGGCGCCGATGAAATGGCCGCCAAAGCTGTTCAGACATCTTTCGAAAGCTATCAGCAGATAGAAAAGAAACTGAAGGCCTTGCCCTCCGTTCGTAAAATACTCATGAGCTCTTCTCCCTATGATGAAACCACTAAGGGGAAAGGCAATTATTATCCCGGGAAAAGCAAAGCGATGCTGAAAGTGGCGGAGTTCCAGGAAGCAGCCGCCAAAAAGAACAACTGGGCATTTGTAGATTTCAACCGCCCAATGACTGCTATCAACCAGCAGTTCCAGCAAAACGATTCCACTTTTACCATTTGTGGCGGAGACCGTGTTCATCCGGGTCAGGATGGGCATATGGTGATGGCATATATTTTCCTGAAAGCCCAGGGCTTCGCCAATAAGGAAGTGGCAGATGTTGTGGTGGATGCAAATCAGAAAAAGATCCAACGCGCCACCAATAGTGCTGTTACCAATCTTGCAGTTACCAATGGCAGGATTCAATTCGATTACCTGGCAAAAGCATTGCCTTATCCGCTGGACACAGTGCCGCGCGGCTGGGGCGCTACCACCAGGCAGTCTGAAGTAGTGAACCTCGTGGATTTCACCAAAGAGTTCAACCATGAAATGTTTACAGTAAAAGGATTGCAGGCCGATAAAAAATATTTATTGCTGATCGATAAGGATACGGTTGGAAGTTTCACCGGCGCTCAATGGGCTGAAGGTATCAACCTGGCCGGGATCAGTCGTACTCCCCAATACCAGCAGGCCACTGCCGTGATGTTGTTGAATGAAGAACGCTGGGAGCTGGAGCGCAAATTCCGTCAGCATGCCTGGGTTGAATTCAATATCCTCAAAGAGCATGGGCGCTTGAATAAAGACGATGTGAATTCGATGGCATTGCTGCAGGAGCTGGGGAAAGAGAATGGATGGATCAGGGGCAATCTCGATAACTACTCGAAGAGTCGCATGCCTGCTATCCGCGAAGCCTGGCAAAAACAGATAGAAGTATTGGTGAGCACCATCTATACCATCAATCAACCGAAGAACAGGCATTGTGAGATCAGGATGTTGAACTGA
- a CDS encoding RagB/SusD family nutrient uptake outer membrane protein — protein sequence MVCQDRKYTIIALAAGLLLITAASCKKTWEDVPLEQFTEEYVWDVEDSLGVKARGFLGALYKFLPEGYNRLGNDLLDAGSDDAISSATGATDVQRLSTGSFNSINNPDDQWNTCYSNIRKASLFLNNFHKVPLNIKMADGSSAKKAWRAEARFIRAYSYFELLKRYGGVPLMGDEVRQVNDDLALPRNSFEEVVNYIVSECDKAVDSSWQDPIEDSRYGYVTKGAVMALKARTLLYAASPLFNGGNIEAGNPLTGYTNYDAERWKLAAEASKDLIDYNKFSLQTEFKKIFITPGNREVIFAKLSGNNKNVETNNAPIGYASAVSQGRTSPTQELVDAFPMGNGLPITDPASGYDPNFPYANRDPRLTYTIFYNGAQWLNRSVQTYEGGLDKPNTNVQQTRSGYYMRKFMGAYESQTGYSDIPHPVMLFRYAEVLLNFAEAQNEYAGPGQDVYNAVQAIRERAGLNPFQLPAGLTKEAMRQLIRNERRVELAFEEHRFWDIRRWKIAEQVMNSPLHGMRIDVSSSGARTYTITQVLAAKFRAPAMYLFPVRYDEVAKNPQMKQNPGWE from the coding sequence ATGGTTTGTCAAGATAGAAAATATACCATCATTGCACTGGCAGCCGGCCTGCTGCTGATCACTGCCGCCAGTTGCAAAAAGACCTGGGAAGATGTTCCGCTGGAACAATTCACCGAAGAATATGTATGGGATGTGGAAGATTCACTGGGTGTGAAAGCCCGGGGATTTCTGGGAGCATTGTACAAATTCCTGCCGGAAGGATACAACAGGCTGGGCAATGATCTGCTGGACGCAGGCTCCGATGATGCCATTTCATCCGCCACCGGAGCAACCGATGTACAAAGGCTGTCCACAGGCAGTTTCAATTCCATCAACAATCCCGATGATCAGTGGAATACCTGTTACAGCAATATCCGCAAAGCCAGTTTATTCCTCAACAACTTTCATAAAGTACCGCTCAATATCAAAATGGCCGATGGCAGTTCTGCAAAAAAAGCCTGGAGGGCCGAAGCGCGTTTCATCAGGGCCTACTCATATTTTGAATTGCTGAAACGCTATGGCGGTGTACCGTTGATGGGAGATGAGGTGAGACAGGTGAACGATGACCTGGCCCTGCCCAGGAATAGTTTTGAAGAAGTAGTGAACTATATCGTGTCTGAATGTGATAAGGCGGTTGACAGTAGCTGGCAGGACCCCATCGAGGATTCACGTTACGGCTATGTAACCAAAGGCGCAGTGATGGCCCTCAAAGCCAGAACGCTGTTGTATGCTGCCAGTCCGCTTTTCAACGGGGGTAATATCGAAGCAGGCAATCCGCTCACCGGTTACACCAATTACGATGCAGAAAGATGGAAGCTGGCAGCCGAAGCCAGCAAGGACCTTATCGATTATAACAAATTCAGTTTGCAAACTGAATTCAAAAAGATCTTCATTACGCCCGGCAACCGGGAAGTGATCTTTGCCAAACTAAGCGGCAACAACAAGAATGTGGAAACCAACAATGCACCTATCGGTTATGCATCGGCGGTATCACAGGGACGCACCAGCCCCACCCAGGAACTGGTGGATGCCTTCCCTATGGGCAATGGCCTGCCCATCACCGATCCTGCCTCCGGCTATGATCCCAATTTCCCTTATGCCAACCGGGATCCCCGGCTCACCTATACGATATTCTACAACGGGGCGCAGTGGCTCAACAGGAGCGTGCAAACTTATGAAGGCGGGCTCGACAAACCGAATACCAACGTACAACAAACACGCAGTGGTTATTACATGCGCAAGTTCATGGGAGCTTATGAATCACAAACAGGTTACAGCGATATCCCGCATCCTGTGATGTTGTTCCGGTATGCAGAAGTGCTGCTGAATTTTGCGGAAGCGCAAAACGAGTATGCAGGCCCCGGCCAGGATGTGTACAATGCTGTGCAGGCGATCCGAGAACGTGCCGGCCTCAATCCCTTCCAATTGCCGGCAGGCCTCACAAAAGAAGCAATGCGCCAATTGATCCGCAATGAGCGCCGGGTGGAACTGGCTTTTGAAGAACACCGTTTCTGGGATATCCGTCGCTGGAAGATCGCTGAACAGGTAATGAACAGCCCGCTCCATGGGATGCGCATAGACGTGAGCAGCAGCGGCGCAAGAACCTATACCATCACGCAGGTACTGGCTGCAAAATTCCGTGCGCCTGCGATGTACCTCTTTCCTGTGCGCTATGATGAAGTGGCGAAGAACCCTCAAATGAAACAAAATCCCGGCTGGGAATAA